The Pseudanabaena galeata CCNP1313 genome includes a region encoding these proteins:
- a CDS encoding tetratricopeptide repeat protein: MLSPKPSAVSQIPNDDRAQIISLLEHNQEVFQILLAFVQMSKGFKVAFAEINFPPDIDILIAALQEHPKCQVIQFVVLRFDDPDLRFLLEAIKQELTKIEIQPDKKLVLILQGLEKAISYSGDNPPILTNLNYARDSFPISIPHPVLFALPDYAVTRIAQFAPDFWAWTSATFRFQTPPETRDRLTAEVSNFSHNPNRYFAKPEQGERIDLLERLLQEYTEDTEASSRTRLELLNQLGKAHQSIREFDKAKFYFQQAIELSRELDYKRGEALALFNLGDIYLDLRGFEQARLYLNQCLEIEKEISDRYSQASTYHQLGYIAQVLQEYEQARQNYQQALAINIEFGDHYSEARTYHQLGIVAQKLQEYEKARQNYQQALAIKIEFGDRYSQARTYHQLGRVAEELREYTEARQNYQQALAIKIEFGDRYSQASTYHNLGLLAEAENNFTEAGQNLLQALEIFAQFQDQHSVEMTVNNLSHIYQATQDQSLLEAMAKILDVTVEKLA, encoded by the coding sequence ATGCTTTCACCAAAGCCATCAGCAGTCTCTCAAATCCCTAACGATGATCGCGCTCAGATTATTTCGCTGCTAGAGCATAATCAGGAAGTGTTTCAGATTTTGCTTGCCTTTGTGCAGATGTCCAAAGGTTTTAAGGTGGCGTTTGCTGAGATCAACTTTCCACCTGATATTGATATTCTGATTGCTGCTTTGCAGGAGCATCCTAAATGTCAAGTCATTCAGTTTGTGGTGCTACGTTTTGATGACCCAGACTTGCGGTTTTTATTGGAGGCTATTAAGCAAGAGCTCACCAAGATCGAGATACAGCCTGACAAAAAATTAGTTTTGATTTTGCAAGGTTTGGAAAAGGCGATCTCATACAGTGGTGACAATCCGCCTATATTAACCAATCTCAATTATGCTCGTGATTCTTTCCCCATCTCGATTCCCCATCCCGTTCTATTTGCGTTACCTGACTATGCTGTAACTCGTATCGCCCAGTTTGCCCCTGACTTTTGGGCATGGACATCGGCAACATTTAGATTCCAAACTCCTCCCGAAACCCGCGATCGCTTAACTGCCGAAGTCTCTAACTTTTCTCATAATCCCAATCGCTATTTTGCTAAACCCGAACAAGGGGAACGTATTGATTTATTAGAGAGGCTATTGCAAGAATATACTGAAGATACGGAAGCAAGTAGTCGCACGAGGTTAGAATTGCTCAATCAATTAGGTAAGGCTCATCAATCAATCCGTGAGTTTGATAAAGCAAAGTTCTATTTTCAACAGGCGATCGAGCTTAGTCGGGAACTTGATTACAAACGTGGAGAAGCCTTGGCTTTATTTAATTTGGGTGATATTTACCTCGACTTAAGGGGATTTGAGCAGGCAAGATTATATCTCAATCAATGTTTAGAAATTGAAAAGGAGATTAGCGATCGCTATTCTCAAGCTAGCACGTATCACCAGTTAGGATATATAGCTCAAGTATTGCAAGAATATGAGCAAGCACGTCAAAACTATCAACAAGCTTTAGCGATCAATATCGAATTTGGCGATCACTACTCCGAAGCCAGAACATACCACCAATTAGGAATTGTTGCCCAAAAATTACAAGAATATGAAAAAGCACGGCAAAATTATCAACAGGCTCTGGCGATCAAAATCGAATTTGGAGATCGCTACTCCCAAGCCCGCACATACCATCAGTTAGGAAGAGTTGCCGAAGAATTACGAGAATATACGGAAGCGCGACAAAACTATCAACAAGCTCTCGCGATCAAAATCGAATTTGGAGATCGCTACTCCCAAGCCAGTACATACCACAATTTAGGACTATTAGCAGAAGCAGAAAACAACTTCACAGAAGCAGGTCAAAATCTATTACAAGCCTTAGAAATCTTTGCTCAATTCCAAGATCAGCATAGTGTGGAAATGACTGTAAATAATCTCTCTCACATCTATCAAGCTACCCAAGACCAGAGCCTATTAGAAGCGATGGCAAAGATTTTAGACGTAACCGTTGAAAAACTAGCCTAA
- a CDS encoding P-loop NTPase fold protein, with translation MTNPASDLATNLTDAYEICDVEPLQGKGLERFYLPLLEARNSEAITQVGQILQQQKPESFSTILFTGHRGCGKSTELRRIEDKCKDQYLTVFLNVEDETDINDLDYIDIYLMVIGQVEQALRDPKIKITFDQQLLKSVEDWFKVVTTEDERSVALSLDVEASASLGSEASFFAKLLFKLKGVFKNSSSQKTTIRETLKKEFTRMKGDINLLLGDGLKKLRKKFPNYKGFLVIVDNLDRCPLEVSNKLFFDYAAQLTSLHCSIIYTVPISALYSSRGLSNSFDDPHIVPMVNIYELDRAKYPLEFNKTSLEAVAKIIEKRVDVNVIFDSRRELMELVKASGGHIRQLMQLMQRACLTASGREHDKILAEDVEYAIKQLQFSLERSLSNKKYFNELAYIALNKDFSDEEDVKVQMLYSTAVLEYNGSDRWTYPNPLLMRSNAFTKAISSLSNP, from the coding sequence ATGACCAATCCCGCTAGTGATTTAGCCACAAATCTCACAGATGCCTATGAAATCTGTGATGTTGAGCCACTTCAGGGCAAGGGCTTAGAGCGATTTTATTTGCCATTGCTAGAAGCGAGAAATAGTGAGGCAATCACTCAGGTTGGGCAAATTTTGCAGCAGCAGAAACCAGAGTCATTTTCTACGATTTTGTTTACAGGACATCGTGGCTGTGGCAAAAGTACTGAGTTACGGCGCATTGAGGATAAGTGTAAGGATCAATATTTGACTGTCTTTTTGAATGTGGAAGACGAAACTGATATTAATGATTTGGATTATATTGATATCTATTTAATGGTGATCGGTCAGGTAGAGCAAGCTTTGCGAGATCCCAAAATTAAAATTACCTTTGATCAGCAATTACTCAAGAGTGTAGAGGATTGGTTCAAAGTGGTTACGACAGAAGACGAGCGATCAGTCGCCTTGTCTCTGGATGTCGAAGCATCAGCTAGTTTGGGTAGTGAGGCTTCATTCTTTGCCAAGCTTTTATTCAAGTTAAAAGGGGTTTTCAAGAATTCTTCGTCTCAAAAAACAACGATTCGGGAGACCTTGAAAAAAGAGTTTACCCGTATGAAAGGGGACATTAATTTATTGTTGGGGGATGGGCTAAAAAAACTGCGGAAGAAGTTTCCTAATTACAAAGGCTTTTTGGTAATTGTCGATAACCTCGATCGCTGTCCGCTTGAGGTATCTAACAAGTTGTTTTTTGACTATGCAGCTCAACTTACATCATTACACTGTTCGATAATTTACACAGTTCCGATCTCGGCACTCTACTCTTCGCGTGGGTTGAGTAATTCCTTTGACGATCCGCATATTGTGCCGATGGTGAATATCTATGAACTCGATCGCGCTAAATATCCCTTAGAGTTCAATAAAACGAGTTTAGAAGCGGTGGCAAAAATCATTGAAAAACGGGTGGATGTGAATGTGATTTTTGATTCGCGCCGTGAGTTAATGGAATTAGTAAAGGCAAGTGGTGGGCATATTCGGCAATTGATGCAGTTGATGCAGAGAGCTTGTTTGACGGCAAGTGGTCGCGAACATGACAAGATCTTGGCTGAGGATGTGGAATATGCGATTAAGCAACTTCAGTTTAGTTTGGAGCGATCGCTTTCTAATAAAAAATATTTTAACGAGTTGGCTTATATCGCCTTAAACAAAGATTTTTCCGATGAAGAGGATGTTAAAGTCCAGATGCTCTATAGTACGGCGGTTCTAGAATATAACGGTAGCGATCGCTGGACTTATCCCAACCCTTTACTTATGCGTAGCAATGCTTTCACCAAAGCCATCAGCAGTCTCTCAAATCCCTAA
- the def gene encoding peptide deformylase has protein sequence MLIPAIDKIFTKKLTIHQLGNPALREIAKPIANVRDREIQKLIDEMLVTLKESKGVGLAAPQVGRSLQLIIIASHPNERYPNAPQMEPTAMINPKIISSSGETEKGWEGCLSVPMIRGLVPRDRQIEVEYLDRQGDRQVTKLTDFVARIFLHEYDHLEGKVFLDRVETNLDLVTEAEYHKINK, from the coding sequence ATGTTGATTCCAGCTATTGACAAAATATTTACCAAAAAGCTAACTATTCATCAGCTTGGCAATCCAGCTTTGAGAGAGATTGCCAAGCCGATCGCCAATGTACGCGATCGCGAAATTCAGAAGTTAATTGATGAAATGCTGGTTACGCTCAAAGAAAGTAAGGGCGTAGGCTTAGCGGCTCCTCAAGTTGGGCGATCGCTGCAATTAATCATCATCGCTTCCCATCCCAATGAGCGTTATCCCAACGCGCCCCAAATGGAACCAACGGCGATGATTAATCCCAAAATCATTTCCTCCTCAGGGGAAACTGAAAAAGGCTGGGAAGGTTGTCTGTCAGTACCGATGATTCGGGGGCTAGTGCCACGCGATCGCCAAATCGAAGTGGAATATCTAGATCGTCAAGGTGATCGGCAAGTCACAAAGCTAACTGATTTTGTGGCAAGAATCTTTCTACATGAATATGATCATCTCGAAGGAAAAGTGTTTCTAGATCGCGTGGAAACTAATTTGGATCTAGTTACAGAAGCTGAATATCATAAAATCAATAAGTAA
- a CDS encoding DUF2237 family protein yields the protein MAVIKNVLGENLALCCSSPVTGFYRDGFCQTGAQDLGVHVICAQVTDEFLDYTKAQGNDLRTPAPMFNFVGLKAGDRWCLCASRWKEALDAGVAPPVDLAATHEAALKIVSLDELKKHSI from the coding sequence ATGGCAGTCATCAAAAATGTTTTGGGCGAAAATCTGGCGCTATGTTGTTCATCGCCAGTCACAGGCTTTTATCGTGACGGATTTTGTCAGACAGGAGCGCAAGATCTGGGAGTTCATGTCATCTGTGCCCAAGTTACCGATGAATTTTTAGACTACACCAAGGCTCAAGGCAATGACTTAAGAACACCCGCACCCATGTTTAATTTTGTGGGACTAAAGGCAGGCGATCGCTGGTGTTTATGTGCATCACGATGGAAGGAAGCACTAGACGCAGGCGTTGCGCCCCCTGTAGATCTCGCTGCTACCCATGAAGCGGCTTTAAAAATTGTGTCTCTCGATGAACTCAAAAAACACTCAATTTAA
- the pyrF gene encoding orotidine-5'-phosphate decarboxylase, with protein sequence MKINLNPETDPQSKIIVAMDVPSATEAINLCDRLPQVGFWKVGLELFIADGGTILRELKARHKKIFLDLKLHDIPNTVGSACRVATKYGADFLTIHASGGSAMMRAAQAEVQGSSTQLLAVSLLTSISATELATDLKVSLEVSEYVSKLVLLAQESGLTGAVCSPHEVKNLRSLLGDDFCFVTPGVRPAGAAVGDQSRVMTPKEAIAAGANYLVIGRPIVAAPDPVAAWEKICQEL encoded by the coding sequence ATGAAAATAAACCTTAATCCTGAAACCGATCCCCAATCAAAAATTATTGTGGCGATGGATGTCCCATCAGCTACCGAAGCTATAAATTTGTGCGATCGCTTGCCCCAAGTAGGTTTCTGGAAAGTGGGACTAGAGCTATTTATCGCTGATGGCGGTACGATTTTGCGCGAACTTAAGGCTCGTCATAAAAAGATATTTTTAGATTTAAAGCTGCATGACATCCCCAATACAGTTGGGTCGGCTTGTCGAGTAGCTACGAAATATGGTGCGGATTTCCTAACAATTCATGCTTCGGGCGGTAGTGCCATGATGCGAGCGGCGCAAGCTGAAGTCCAAGGTTCGTCAACCCAACTTTTGGCAGTGTCACTATTAACCAGTATTTCGGCTACGGAACTAGCAACCGATCTCAAAGTGTCCCTTGAAGTCTCTGAATATGTTTCAAAACTGGTGCTTTTAGCACAAGAAAGCGGGCTAACTGGTGCTGTTTGTTCACCACATGAGGTAAAAAATCTGCGATCGCTGCTTGGTGATGATTTTTGCTTCGTCACCCCCGGAGTACGCCCCGCAGGAGCCGCAGTTGGCGATCAAAGTCGGGTAATGACTCCCAAAGAGGCGATCGCCGCAGGTGCTAATTATTTAGTAATTGGTAGACCAATTGTTGCTGCACCTGATCCTGTTGCTGCTTGGGAAAAGATTTGTCAAGAATTGTAG
- a CDS encoding mannose-1-phosphate guanyltransferase, which yields MRAVLMAGGSGTRLRPLTCDMPKPMVSVLNRPITEHILNLLKRHGIREVIATLHYLPDVIREHFGDGSDFGVNMMYVVEEDQPLGTAGCVKNVESLLDSTFMVISGDSITDFDLTAALKFHRAKKSQATLILRRVSDPMAFGVVITDEEDRIQRFLEKPSTSEVFSDTVNTGIYILEPEVLDFLPANEPSDFSTDLFPLLLAKNVPMYGYIASGYWCDIGSLDAYRQAQYDAIRGRVHLDLDYVQLRTGLWIGKHTVISPTVQIEPPVLIGSNCSIGDRTKISAGTIIGDRVTIGSDCDLQRPIIGNSAMISEECHLWACTISRNVRVSRRAHVMEGAVVGSNSVIGEEARVFPNVRIWPSKHVEAGATLTTNLIWGAMASRNLFGQHSVSGLANVDITPEFAVKLGAAYGATLRPNSHVMVSRDQRTICRMLTRSLISGLMSVGINVENLEATAIPISRFIAPSLGVVGGIHVRVHPDRNDCVMIEFLDANGININKSAEKKIEGTFFKEDFRRARIEEIGEISYPTRVLDYYNSGFAKNIDVEAIRFSDCKKIVIDYVYAVSGAVLPRILGKFSTDVVVLNASLNEVAPAPVDREKMLIQLTDVVKAVRGNFGVQVYANGEKFILIDELGKSIRDETLTGLMVEMVLTSQVGGTVVVPVSASGMVELIAEKHGGKVIRTRANPTALMATCHSNEGVVLGGSAEMGFIFPQLHPGFDAMFSIAKIMEWITLQKRSLSQVRSHLPRCHFRKQMVRCPWSIKGTLMRHLVESYGREKMELIDGVKVFYGDRDWVLVLPDAGDPIVHVFANGFDTPLSNGQAWSERNLQDVCSHIEGFCKLQIALSKDSVLLDN from the coding sequence ATGCGCGCGGTATTGATGGCAGGTGGTTCAGGAACAAGATTACGCCCACTCACTTGTGATATGCCAAAACCGATGGTATCGGTGCTAAATCGACCTATTACTGAGCATATTCTCAATTTGTTGAAGCGTCACGGCATCCGAGAAGTAATTGCCACCTTGCATTACTTACCCGATGTCATTCGCGAACATTTTGGCGACGGCTCAGACTTTGGCGTAAATATGATGTACGTGGTTGAGGAAGATCAACCACTGGGAACCGCAGGTTGCGTCAAAAATGTCGAAAGTCTTTTAGATAGTACTTTCATGGTCATTAGTGGCGATAGTATTACCGACTTTGATCTCACCGCCGCCCTCAAATTTCATCGCGCCAAAAAATCCCAAGCTACTCTGATTTTGCGCCGAGTCAGCGATCCCATGGCTTTTGGGGTGGTAATTACCGATGAGGAAGATCGCATTCAAAGATTTTTGGAAAAACCATCAACGAGCGAAGTTTTTTCCGATACGGTGAATACAGGCATTTACATTCTTGAACCTGAAGTTTTAGATTTTTTACCAGCTAATGAGCCAAGCGACTTTTCTACCGATTTGTTTCCATTATTACTCGCCAAAAATGTACCGATGTATGGGTATATCGCCAGTGGTTATTGGTGTGATATTGGCTCTTTGGATGCGTATCGACAGGCTCAATATGATGCGATCAGAGGGCGAGTTCACTTAGATCTAGACTATGTGCAGTTACGGACAGGCTTATGGATTGGCAAACATACAGTCATTTCACCCACCGTCCAAATTGAGCCGCCTGTATTGATTGGGAGTAATTGCTCCATCGGCGATCGCACTAAGATTTCCGCAGGTACGATCATTGGCGATCGCGTCACCATTGGCTCCGACTGCGATCTGCAACGACCGATTATTGGCAATAGTGCCATGATTAGCGAAGAGTGCCATCTGTGGGCATGTACCATCTCTCGCAATGTTCGTGTTAGTCGCCGCGCCCATGTGATGGAAGGAGCGGTAGTTGGCTCTAATTCAGTAATTGGTGAAGAGGCGAGAGTTTTCCCGAATGTGCGAATTTGGCCGAGCAAACATGTGGAAGCTGGCGCAACCCTAACCACCAATTTGATTTGGGGCGCGATGGCTTCACGGAATTTGTTTGGACAACATAGTGTGTCTGGCTTAGCCAATGTCGATATTACGCCCGAATTTGCCGTGAAGTTGGGGGCAGCCTATGGTGCAACATTGCGTCCCAATTCCCATGTAATGGTTTCACGGGATCAGCGCACGATTTGCCGAATGCTAACGCGATCGCTAATTTCAGGATTAATGTCTGTAGGCATTAATGTTGAAAACCTTGAAGCAACAGCGATCCCCATTTCACGGTTTATTGCCCCCAGTCTAGGCGTTGTCGGCGGTATTCATGTGCGAGTCCATCCCGATCGCAATGACTGCGTGATGATTGAGTTTCTGGATGCTAATGGGATCAATATCAACAAATCCGCAGAGAAAAAGATTGAAGGCACATTTTTTAAAGAAGACTTTCGCAGGGCAAGGATTGAAGAAATCGGCGAAATTAGTTACCCCACTCGCGTATTAGATTATTACAACAGCGGCTTTGCCAAAAATATTGACGTTGAGGCGATCAGATTTAGCGATTGTAAAAAGATTGTCATTGATTATGTTTACGCAGTATCAGGAGCAGTTTTACCGCGCATTTTAGGCAAATTTAGCACCGATGTGGTGGTTCTCAATGCCAGCCTCAATGAAGTTGCTCCTGCCCCCGTCGATCGCGAAAAAATGTTAATTCAGTTAACCGATGTGGTCAAGGCGGTAAGAGGTAACTTTGGCGTACAGGTCTATGCTAATGGTGAAAAATTTATCTTGATCGATGAATTAGGAAAATCCATTCGTGATGAAACCTTAACGGGCTTAATGGTGGAAATGGTGCTGACCTCACAGGTTGGCGGCACAGTAGTTGTTCCTGTTTCGGCTTCGGGTATGGTGGAACTGATTGCCGAAAAGCATGGTGGTAAAGTAATCCGCACCCGTGCTAATCCAACGGCGTTGATGGCGACTTGCCATAGTAATGAGGGCGTAGTCCTTGGCGGTTCCGCCGAAATGGGCTTTATTTTTCCGCAGCTTCACCCCGGCTTTGATGCCATGTTTAGCATTGCCAAGATCATGGAATGGATCACCCTACAAAAGCGATCGTTGTCGCAAGTCCGTTCACATTTGCCCCGTTGTCATTTTCGGAAACAGATGGTGCGCTGTCCTTGGAGTATTAAGGGGACACTCATGCGCCACCTAGTCGAATCTTACGGACGCGAAAAAATGGAGCTGATCGATGGCGTGAAGGTTTTTTATGGCGATCGCGATTGGGTTTTAGTGTTACCTGATGCAGGTGATCCGATTGTGCATGTTTTTGCCAATGGCTTTGATACCCCCTTGAGCAATGGGCAAGCATGGTCTGAGCGTAATCTTCAAGATGTTTGCAGTCATATTGAGGGCTTCTGTAAGCTACAAATTGCGCTGTCTAAAGATTCTGTACTTCTAGATAATTAG
- a CDS encoding chemotaxis protein CheB produces the protein MPDSERNLRTTNSSDLSQESQQNSQECFAIAAIGASAGGLQAFTQLLRNLPDDIGMGFVLIQHLAPDHDSRLSEILQKTTRMPVNQAQEGMRIVPNNVYVIPPNTLMTLDQGLLKCEPRRQVRGKYMAIDGFFSSLAADRGSQSIAIVLSGSNEDGTAGLGAIKSVGGITFAQDLESAEFQTMPMIAIASGYVDFVLSPAEIAAELVNISQGNRESDFELNIKENEEFDDSSAPAFTENSEALSKIFALLHNAMGIDFSNYKKGTIERRIARRMGLISLKNMEVYSTYLQENPNEVESLYHDILINVTSFFREPDSFVALKELAFPVICQNKPSDVPIRIWVAGCSTGEEVYSIAICLMEFFDDRPIRHQIKIFATDISEVVISKARIGFYEENLLKEVSPERLSRFFIPVEGGYQIGRLVRDCCVFARQNLTSDPPFSRLDLISCRNMLIYLEPVLQKKIMPVFHYALNPDGFLMLGSSEGIGNATDLFAIIDKKQRIYKRKITPARMNFNFVKSTYETLPVNISKLSESATDSDLEQLADRVVLSRYTPVGVTINEELEILQFRGQTSPYLEQPSGKASLNLLKMARTELRLELRSAIHNAKQHDLPFTKDGIEMSQGVLVKLDVIPLKINSDRYFLVLFESRPKPSAAALALIPQAKSRKVRQTEAELAVVRLTNELESTKKYLRTIVETHESTNQELRVASEEFLSSNEELQSANEELETAKEEVQATNEELSTVNDELRSRNLQLQQSNNDMQNLLSSVNIAILMLSGDLHIRRFTPMAEQVFNLIPTDVGRPFSDIQTNIDGADLLGLASAVIITLIPFEQEVQDRSQHWYSLRIRPYRTIENVIDGVVISLIDIDTIKKNSLELEFSRNYSKAIVETLRQPLLVLDSDLRVITANLAFYQIFQMLPSQTEGQSIYALGQGDWNISQLRSLLNDILAHSISVQDYEITQDFTHLGTRTMLLNASELYQANIGKMIVIAIEDITERKVQKQQLIAQNQELAEAILASEAANLAKCRFLGNMSHEFRTPLNSILGFSQLLKSQTEIAPDIKEFAEIIYQSGEHLFSLIQDLLDISRIESKKIAIEPSLLPLANFLQITVDMISIKAAEKSLNLTTHFAPNLPDNIYADEMRLRQVLLNLLGNAIKFTSTGTVTFSVSKIQSDDGNGNTKELMRFAIADTGVGIAATDIESIFLPFEQVGKRELQFQGAGLGLAISQDLVKKMGGEITVVSEIGVGSTFSFELDLKEPRNY, from the coding sequence ATGCCCGATTCCGAACGAAACCTGAGAACCACTAACTCTTCGGATTTATCGCAAGAATCGCAACAAAATTCTCAGGAATGTTTCGCGATCGCCGCTATTGGTGCGTCCGCAGGTGGATTACAAGCATTTACGCAATTATTAAGGAATTTACCAGACGATATTGGTATGGGCTTTGTTCTCATCCAACATTTAGCGCCCGATCATGACAGTCGGTTAAGCGAAATTCTGCAAAAAACGACGCGGATGCCTGTCAATCAAGCGCAGGAAGGCATGAGGATTGTCCCAAATAATGTCTATGTGATTCCCCCCAATACTTTGATGACCCTCGATCAGGGCTTACTAAAGTGTGAGCCACGTCGTCAGGTCAGAGGGAAGTACATGGCGATCGATGGATTCTTTAGCTCCCTAGCTGCTGATCGCGGTAGTCAGTCGATCGCGATCGTCCTGTCGGGAAGTAATGAAGATGGAACGGCGGGGCTAGGTGCGATCAAGTCGGTGGGTGGGATTACCTTTGCTCAAGATTTAGAATCTGCTGAATTTCAAACCATGCCGATGATTGCGATCGCTTCGGGCTATGTTGATTTTGTGTTATCACCTGCCGAGATTGCGGCAGAATTGGTCAACATCAGCCAAGGCAATCGCGAGAGTGATTTTGAACTCAATATAAAAGAGAACGAAGAGTTTGATGATAGTTCTGCACCAGCATTTACTGAGAATTCAGAGGCTTTGTCGAAGATTTTTGCGCTTCTACACAATGCAATGGGTATAGATTTTAGCAATTACAAAAAAGGTACTATAGAGCGCAGAATAGCGCGACGGATGGGACTGATCAGTCTAAAAAATATGGAGGTTTACAGCACATATTTACAAGAGAATCCCAACGAAGTTGAGAGTTTATACCACGATATCTTAATAAATGTTACCAGTTTCTTTCGAGAACCCGACTCCTTTGTCGCGTTGAAGGAGTTAGCATTTCCTGTGATTTGCCAAAACAAGCCATCCGATGTACCGATTCGGATCTGGGTTGCAGGTTGCTCCACGGGTGAGGAAGTTTATTCAATCGCGATCTGTCTAATGGAATTCTTTGACGATCGCCCAATCCGACATCAAATTAAAATTTTTGCAACGGATATTAGTGAAGTAGTCATTAGCAAGGCAAGGATCGGATTTTACGAAGAGAATTTGTTGAAAGAAGTCTCTCCAGAACGGCTGAGTCGCTTTTTTATACCCGTAGAAGGCGGTTATCAGATTGGGCGTTTGGTAAGGGATTGCTGTGTATTTGCGCGGCAAAACTTGACTAGCGATCCGCCATTCTCACGGCTAGATCTGATCAGTTGTCGGAATATGCTGATCTATCTGGAACCTGTGCTTCAGAAAAAGATTATGCCAGTTTTTCACTATGCACTTAACCCCGATGGATTTCTGATGTTAGGAAGTTCTGAAGGCATCGGTAATGCTACGGATTTATTTGCGATCATCGATAAAAAACAACGCATTTATAAACGTAAAATTACGCCTGCACGGATGAATTTTAATTTTGTTAAAAGCACCTATGAAACTTTACCTGTAAATATTTCTAAACTTAGTGAGTCGGCGACGGATAGCGATCTAGAACAACTCGCTGATCGGGTGGTGTTGAGTCGCTATACACCTGTGGGCGTGACAATTAATGAAGAGCTAGAAATTTTACAGTTTCGTGGGCAGACTAGTCCTTACTTGGAACAGCCATCAGGCAAGGCAAGTCTCAATTTACTAAAAATGGCGCGGACAGAATTAAGGCTAGAACTGCGATCGGCGATTCACAATGCCAAGCAACACGATCTCCCGTTTACCAAAGATGGGATCGAGATGTCTCAGGGAGTGCTAGTCAAGCTGGATGTGATTCCATTAAAAATCAATAGCGATCGCTATTTTTTGGTGCTATTTGAGAGCCGACCCAAACCTTCCGCAGCAGCTTTAGCACTAATACCTCAAGCCAAGTCGCGCAAAGTGCGGCAGACCGAAGCAGAATTAGCTGTGGTACGACTCACAAATGAATTAGAAAGCACAAAAAAATATTTGCGAACAATTGTCGAAACCCATGAATCCACTAATCAAGAACTAAGAGTCGCCAGTGAAGAGTTTTTGTCTAGTAATGAAGAATTACAGAGTGCCAATGAAGAACTAGAAACCGCCAAAGAAGAAGTCCAAGCAACAAATGAAGAGCTAAGCACTGTCAATGACGAACTACGCAGTCGCAATCTCCAGCTACAGCAGTCCAATAACGATATGCAAAACCTGCTAAGTAGCGTAAATATCGCGATTTTGATGCTATCTGGTGATTTGCACATCAGACGCTTTACACCTATGGCGGAGCAGGTATTTAATCTGATTCCCACTGATGTGGGGCGACCTTTTAGCGATATTCAAACTAATATTGATGGTGCAGATTTACTTGGATTAGCGTCTGCGGTAATCATTACCCTGATTCCCTTCGAGCAGGAAGTGCAAGATCGATCACAGCATTGGTATAGTTTGCGAATTCGTCCCTATCGCACCATTGAAAACGTCATTGATGGGGTCGTGATTAGTTTGATTGATATTGATACGATTAAAAAAAATTCTCTAGAATTAGAATTCTCACGCAACTATTCCAAAGCGATCGTAGAAACTCTGCGTCAGCCCCTGCTAGTGCTAGACTCAGATTTGCGAGTGATTACTGCAAACCTCGCTTTTTATCAAATTTTCCAAATGTTGCCCAGTCAGACAGAGGGACAGTCGATTTATGCTCTAGGGCAAGGAGATTGGAATATTTCCCAACTGCGATCGCTCCTCAATGACATCCTCGCCCATAGTATTTCCGTCCAAGATTATGAAATCACCCAAGATTTTACGCACCTCGGTACGCGCACCATGTTACTCAATGCCTCTGAACTCTATCAAGCCAATATTGGTAAGATGATTGTGATTGCAATTGAAGACATCACGGAACGCAAAGTCCAAAAACAACAACTCATCGCCCAAAACCAAGAATTAGCAGAAGCAATACTTGCCTCTGAAGCTGCAAATCTGGCTAAATGCAGATTTCTTGGAAATATGAGCCATGAGTTTCGTACTCCCTTAAATTCAATATTAGGCTTTTCACAACTTCTAAAATCACAGACAGAGATAGCACCAGATATCAAAGAATTCGCGGAGATAATTTATCAATCTGGAGAGCATCTTTTCTCTCTAATTCAAGATCTCCTCGATATCTCCAGAATTGAATCCAAAAAGATAGCAATTGAGCCAAGTTTGCTACCTCTGGCAAATTTTCTGCAAATCACTGTAGATATGATTTCTATCAAAGCTGCTGAAAAGAGTCTAAACCTTACAACTCATTTCGCTCCCAATCTGCCAGATAATATCTATGCTGACGAAATGCGATTGCGACAAGTTCTACTCAATTTACTTGGCAATGCTATCAAGTTTACTTCTACAGGTACTGTCACCTTTTCAGTCTCAAAAATTCAGTCCGACGATGGTAATGGCAACACCAAAGAACTAATGCGATTTGCGATCGCCGATACAGGTGTGGGTATTGCCGCAACAGACATTGAAAGTATATTCTTACCCTTCGAGCAGGTCGGCAAACGTGAATTGCAATTTCAAGGTGCTGGATTGGGTTTGGCAATTAGTCAAGACCTTGTTAAAAAAATGGGCGGTGAAATTACGGTGGTCAGCGAGATTGGTGTTGGCAGTACTTTCAGTTTTGAGTTGGACTTGAAGGAACCAAGAAACTACTGA